From a single Solenopsis invicta isolate M01_SB chromosome 4, UNIL_Sinv_3.0, whole genome shotgun sequence genomic region:
- the LOC120357490 gene encoding uncharacterized protein LOC120357490 isoform X1, whose product MLTQSVINLPRLERKVELGIYKKSSLTDAKKLPIYHPAGKIAPHALVKQNAILWAYKQFQDLDAKRIFVNGVAGILDFGLIRRVETTAKPDGDWIKTYHHEAYDQLTANEVMKIINPEDINKGINLVIATKANFWLRGHHIEGQDLMAHCVKKTILGYNEKATDQMISAVYSLGQFCSTLYVLTLAGILHIRPTTEVTSSNGAVFKMSANVKLWFSSMPAGTHRLAVAYEAAKRLICSVYAPFCPGVEDFKSLPELKAKVMMKPAFYHINASYLTGVERKYADTDNEEFLGRLGIFINTLYKNSTLAKSPHIAISKLVNYYDYDANFKANLVAILQKQKEMHVKITEEIFEHFEPFRVTPQTTINLVHQAFLADTTADLQLDSSGTATSPPTKQTRLS is encoded by the coding sequence ATGCTTACACAGAGCGTGATTAATTTGCCACGTCTTGAGAGAAAAGTAGAGCTTGgtatttacaaaaaatcttCATTGACAGATGCAAAAAAATTGCCCATATATCATCCTGCAGGAAAAATTGCACCACATGCTCTTGTCAAGCAAAATGCCATATTGTGGGCATACAAGCAATTCCAAGATCTAGATGCCAAGAGAATCTTTGTTAATGGAGTAGCAGGAATCTTGGATTTTGGTTTGATACGAAGAGTTGAGACAACTGCAAAGCCTGATGGTGACTGGATAAAAACATATCATCATGAAGCATATGACCAACTAACTGCTAATGAAGTGATGAAGATAATAAATCCTGAGGATATAAACAAGGGCATTAACTTAGTTATAGCAACAAAGGCCAATTTTTGGTTAAGGGGCCATCACATTGAGGGACAGGACCTGATGGCACATTGtgttaagaaaacaattttaggTTATAACGAGAAAGCAACAGATCAAATGATTTCTGCTGTGTATAGTTTAGGACAGTTCTGCAGTACATTATATGTATTGACTTTGGCAGGAATCTTACATATCAGACCAACTACTGAAGTCACATCAAGTAACGGTGCAGTTTTTAAAATGTCTGCTAATGTAAAATTATGGTTTTCATCTATGCCTGCAGGTACACACCGCTTAGCAGTAGCTTATGAAGCAGCAAAACGGCTTATATGTAGTGTTTATGCACCTTTCTGCCCAGGAGTTGAAGATTTTAAATCACTACCAGAGTTGAAGGCAAAAGTGATGATGAAACCAGCATTCTATCACATCAATGCATCATATCTAACAGGTGTTGAAAGAAAATATGCTGATACTGATAATGAGGAATTCCTAGGTCGTTTAgggatatttataaatacattatataaaaattcaactcTTGCCAAATCTCCACACATTGCGATTAGCAAGTTAGTAAACTATTATGACTATGATGCAAACTTCAAAGCCAATTTGGTTGCTATActacaaaaacaaaaagaaatgcATGTGAAGATAACAGAAGAGatatttgaacattttgaacCATTCAGAGTTACCCCACAGACAACTATAAACCTAGTGCATCAAGCATTCCTGGCAGATACAACTGCAGATCTTCAGCTAGATTCTTCTGGAACTGCAACTTCTCCCCCAACTAAACAAACTAGACTCTCATAA
- the LOC120357490 gene encoding uncharacterized protein LOC120357490 isoform X2, producing the protein MLTQSVINLPRLERKVELGIYKKSSLTDAKKLPIYHPAGKIAPHALVKQNAILWAYKQFQDLDAKRIFVNGVAGILDFGLIRRVETTAKPDGDWIKTYHHEAYDQLTANEVMKIINPEDINKGINLVIATKANFWLRGHHIEGQDLMAHCVKKTILGYNEKATDQMISAVYSLGQFCSTLYVLTLAGILHIRPTTEVTSSNGAVFKMSANVKLWFSSMPAGVEDFKSLPELKAKVMMKPAFYHINASYLTGVERKYADTDNEEFLGRLGIFINTLYKNSTLAKSPHIAISKLVNYYDYDANFKANLVAILQKQKEMHVKITEEIFEHFEPFRVTPQTTINLVHQAFLADTTADLQLDSSGTATSPPTKQTRLS; encoded by the exons ATGCTTACACAGAGCGTGATTAATTTGCCACGTCTTGAGAGAAAAGTAGAGCTTGgtatttacaaaaaatcttCATTGACAGATGCAAAAAAATTGCCCATATATCATCCTGCAGGAAAAATTGCACCACATGCTCTTGTCAAGCAAAATGCCATATTGTGGGCATACAAGCAATTCCAAGATCTAGATGCCAAGAGAATCTTTGTTAATGGAGTAGCAGGAATCTTGGATTTTGGTTTGATACGAAGAGTTGAGACAACTGCAAAGCCTGATGGTGACTGGATAAAAACATATCATCATGAAGCATATGACCAACTAACTGCTAATGAAGTGATGAAGATAATAAATCCTGAGGATATAAACAAGGGCATTAACTTAGTTATAGCAACAAAGGCCAATTTTTGGTTAAGGGGCCATCACATTGAGGGACAGGACCTGATGGCACATTGtgttaagaaaacaattttaggTTATAACGAGAAAGCAACAGATCAAATGATTTCTGCTGTGTATAGTTTAGGACAGTTCTGCAGTACATTATATGTATTGACTTTGGCAGGAATCTTACATATCAGACCAACTACTGAAGTCACATCAAGTAACGGTGCAGTTTTTAAAATGTCTGCTAATGTAAAATTATGGTTTTCATCTATGCCTGCAG GAGTTGAAGATTTTAAATCACTACCAGAGTTGAAGGCAAAAGTGATGATGAAACCAGCATTCTATCACATCAATGCATCATATCTAACAGGTGTTGAAAGAAAATATGCTGATACTGATAATGAGGAATTCCTAGGTCGTTTAgggatatttataaatacattatataaaaattcaactcTTGCCAAATCTCCACACATTGCGATTAGCAAGTTAGTAAACTATTATGACTATGATGCAAACTTCAAAGCCAATTTGGTTGCTATActacaaaaacaaaaagaaatgcATGTGAAGATAACAGAAGAGatatttgaacattttgaacCATTCAGAGTTACCCCACAGACAACTATAAACCTAGTGCATCAAGCATTCCTGGCAGATACAACTGCAGATCTTCAGCTAGATTCTTCTGGAACTGCAACTTCTCCCCCAACTAAACAAACTAGACTCTCATAA
- the LOC105199198 gene encoding uncharacterized protein LOC105199198 isoform X2 — MKYSPQQQQQQQKQRKSESSDAASMDATLSRTSPSGTQEQRKASSTSSSTRAPVCRSPSTGMFAWMRVFRLASMLHQVGC, encoded by the coding sequence ATGAAGTATTcgccgcagcagcagcagcaacagcaaaaGCAGCGAAAGTCGGAGAGCAGCGACGCCGCATCCATGGACGCTACCCTCAGCCGAACGTCGCCATCCGGCACACAAGAGCAGCGCAAAGCTTCGTCGACATCGTCGTCGACGCGGGCGCCCGTTTGCCGTTCGCCGTCCACCGGCATGTTCGCCTGGATGCGCGTGTTCCGACTTGCATCAATGTTGCATCAGGTCGGCTGCTAA